Genomic segment of Shewanella sp. OMA3-2:
CAGTAATGTCACTCTCGAATAAATTATTGTTTTTAAACCAATCACGATGTCCAAGTATATATTCTCGAATATCAAACCAGCCTTTAGCGCCTGCAATAACAGTACGAAGTGAACCAAACAGCACCCGAAAAATGGAGTATAAGATCATAGCGAGATTTTAACGTCAAATCGTGTGTTAAATTGATTTAAAAACGTTCACAATCTCGCCCTGAGTATTAACATAACTTACTTCATAAGAAAGTTGATATTCAAATAAAGGTTTCTTTATTCCCAAACTCTATCCGGACTTGCCCCGTCATTTTGTGACATAAATAGGCTTGTTATTGCATGAGAGGTAAATCTTTCGGGCAAGCATCTTGGCTGCCGAGTAAAGTCATGCAGACAAATACTCCACCTTGATTACCGATAACATGATAAAAATCATCGATGATGCGCTTATCACGACGGACTAATTCAAGCGGAGGATATCATTACTAATGACACCCGTTGAATTTCATATAAAACCAATGAGTTACATTTTTCAAAATAATAACATTGAACATGTCTTAATTATCCATTGTTATTACTTTCATAATGCCACGCTCAGAATCTTAACAAGATAAAATCTATACTAAGGTGCGCATCTCTAATTGGTTTGGGTATAATAGTCGCCATTAACAGCACTTTTATCAAAGATTAGGAACACCCCATGGCTTGGATCCAATTGCGCATTCACACCCATCGTGACAATGCAGATATGTTAGGCGACTTATTAATGGATCAAGGCTCTGTTTCCATTACCTATGAAGATGGCCAAGACGAACCGATTTTTGAACCCAAATTAGGTGAAACACCACTCTGGCAAGATACGGTAGTTGTTGCGTTATTTGATGCCGGCACCGATTTAGCACCCACAATTGAGTTTTTAGAATCCATGCCATTCTTAGGTGCTGGTTTTAGCCACAAAATTGAACAAGTTGAAGATAAAGACTGGGTACGTGAATGGATGGACAGCTTCCACCCTATTCAATTTGGTCAACGTTTATGGATTTGCCCAAGCTGGCGCCCTATTCCAGATCCACAAGCGGTTAATGTTATTTTAGACCCTGGCTTAGCGTTTGGCACAGGTACACACCCAACCACCGCATTATGCCTTGAGTGGTTAGACAGCTTAGACTTAACAGATAAAGAAGTTATCGATTTTGGTTGTGGCTCAGGTATTCTAGCGATTGCTGCTATCAAATTGGGTGCTAAAAAAGTCACCGGGGTTGATATTGATTACCAAGCCATAGACGCATCAACCGCTAATGCTGAACGTAATGATGTTGCCGACAAATTGTCGCTTTATTTGCCTGAAGATCAGCCAGAAAACTTACAAGCAGATGTGCTTGTTGCCAATATTCTGGCTGGACCGTTAAAAGAATTAGCCCCATTGATTGCTGAAAAAGTGAGAACAGGCGGTAAATTAGCCTTATCAGGCTTATTACGCGAACAAGCTCAGGATGTATCTGACTTTTACAGCCAATGGTTTGATATGGACCCAGCGTGCCATAAAGAAGATTGGACTCGCCTAAACGGAACAAAAAAATAGTTTACTATTTAAGCTAACAGACGCGCTTATAACAAGGTTTATAATCGTTGTGCGCGCGTCTATCTTATCTACCGCTTCGCTGCAACCCTCATCAGTGCTCAAAAATGAAAATAAATTGCTCCAAATCGAAGTTATTACGCAATTAATTGTCTGAGATCAAAAGTCAAGTAAAAAAGTTTTATTTAGGTCATTTATTGACCTTTTCAAGCAGGCTAAAAAGGGCTACTATAGCGCCCCTTTGAAGAGCAAGGTGAAATAAGCAAATGCGAATTGGCCCCTATCAACTGTCTAATCAGCTGATCGTGGCACCAATGGCAGGTGTTACCGATCAAGCCTTCCGCAACCTTTGTTTACGTTATGGCGCAGCCTTAGCAGTATCTGAAATGTTGTCGTCCAATCCTGATGTTTGGGACTCGGATAAAAGCCGCGTGCGCATGGCGCATTCGGGTGAAGAAGGAATACGCTCCGTACAAATTGCAGGTGCAGACCCTGATTTAATGGCTAATGCCGCTCAGTTCAATGTTGAACAAGGCGCACATATCATTGATATCAATATGGGTTGCCCAGCAAAAAAAGTGAATAAAAAGTTAGCAGGTTCTGCATTGATGCAAAACCCCTGCTTAGTAAAAGAGATTTTACAAGCCGTGGTTAGCGCAGTGGATGTTCCAGTAACCCTAAAAATTCGCACGGGTGGGACCCAGATAATCGTAACGGGATCCAAATAGCCCAAATTGCCCAAGATTGTGGCATTGCTTCGTTAGCGGTCCACGGCCGTACTAAGCAATGTATGTATAAAGGCTTTGCTGAATACGACACGATTAAAGCAATAAAACAGAATATATCGATTCCGGTTGTTGCCAATGGCGATATAACCAGTCCCGAAAAAGCCAAATTTGTGCTTGATTACACGGGTGCTGATGCGGTGATGATAGGAAGAGGTGCACAAGGAAGGCCCTGGATTTTTAAAGAAATTCAGCACTACTTGGAAACAGGTTCAAAGTTAGCGCCTATCGAGGCAGAAGAGCAACGCACTGTGATGCTTGAACACCTTGATAAACTTTACAATCTGTATGGCGAGTACAAAGGTGTCCGTTTTGCCAGAAAGCATATCGGATGGTACCTAAACCACGAAGAACAACGTCAATGGCGTGCTGACTTCAACAGGCTTGAAACCGCTGTCCAACAGCATTCCTTTGTGGAATGTTATTTTGAAGAATTAGTGTAAAATTAATTAAAGAGCAGAATAGAATGTTTGATCAGACAACTAACACAGAAGTTCACCAGCTTACCGTAGGCAAAATTGAAACAGCAAACGGCACTATCAAGCCGCAGTTATTACGCGACGCAGTAAAACGCGCCGTAACCAACTTCTTCTCTCAGTTAGACGGTCAGGAAGCTTCAGAAGTGTATGAAATGGTACTAAGTGAAGTTGAAGCACCTTTACTAGACATCATCATGCAACACACTCGTGGCAACCAAACTCGCGCAGCGAACATGTTAGGTATCAATCGTGGTACTTTACGTAAGAAGCTAAAAAAATACGGCATGAACTAAGACTTAACGTCTAAGCGATTGTAATGAAACGGGCTTATCAGTAATGATAAGCCCGTTTTGCTTTTAAGGGACACGCTTAATTACACGCATGATAAAGCCACTATAAAAGCAACGGAGATTGCCCTCTCTCAACGATGAAGTAATAAGTAAAACACCTTGAATTGGTTACACGCCAAGAGCTTTACAATATTGAATATACTCAACAACATTCAAACATCTCTCACCTTGCTCCACTTTACCAACAAAGAAATGTGAAACCTCAAGCCTTTCGGCTAATATCACGCATAGTTAAACCCAGAACACTTCTTTGCTGTTTTAGCCAAACGATCAGTTTAAATTTTGCGGGTTATTGAGGGGCTTAAACATTGTTCCGATATTAGATACAAGTTACGATGTACCCAATTTAGGAACAAACATGAACAAAGAGGATATATGTTTGAGTATTTAACTCTTAAGATTGTTGGCAACTGGCTCCTCTTTTTTTGGCTATCTCCATAACCATTGTAGTTGCACCTAATATTTAAGCTTAAATACTAGCTGCAACTGAAATCAACTGAAATCAACTGAAATCAACTATAGATTCTGTGAATTTAAATGCGATTGCGTATCACATCGCCATAAAAAAACAGGCACCTATTGGCACCTGCTTTTTTTGTCGGTAAAAAAAATTAATTCATGACATTTTCTAATGCTTTAAGGCATAAGGCCACATTTTCAGCTCTAGCACCAAAACCCATTAAACCGATACGCCAGGCTTTACCTGCTAATGCGCCTAATCCTGCGCCTATTTCTAGGTTATATTGCTCTAGCAGCTGCTTGCGCACCGTGCCATCATCAATACCTTGAGGAATATAGACAGTATTAAGCTGAGGGAGTCGGTATGCCTCATCAACAACAAACTTAAGCCCTAGCTTAGTCAGTCCGTCGCGTAAAATGACATGCATATTGTGATGACGCGCCCAGGCATTTTCTAAGCCTTCATTTGCTAATACCCGTAATGACTCATGTAAAGCATATAAGGCATTAACGGGTGCAGTGTGATGATAGCTGCGCTTGCCGCCGGCACTATTGCCCCAGTAACCCATCACTAATGTCTGGTCTAAAAACCAACTCTGTACTAATGTTTTACGGTTTTTAAGCTTTTCAACGGCTTTGTCTGAAAACGATACTGGCGATAAACCGGCACACACGATAGACACTTTTGGCTGCCAGAATAAATAGCATCAATGCCCCATTCATCCACACGTAGCTCTACACCACCTAAAGATGTCACCGCATCAACTATGGTTAAGCAACCATGGAGCTGTGCTAGCGTACATAGGGTTTGCGCATCCGATAATGCCCTGGTTGAAGTTTCTGCATGCACAAAGGCTAAAAACTTTGCGTCTGGATTAGCAACCAATGCTTGTTCAACCGCTTGTGGACAAACAGGTTCTCCCCAAACATTATCAACCACCACAGCCACGCCACCCACACGTTCAACGTTTTGGCGCATACGTTCGCCAAACACCCCATTACGGCACACAATGACTTTTTCACCTGGCTCGACCAAGTTAACAAAACAGGTTTCCATTCCGGCACTGCCAGGTGCAGATACTGCCAGAGTCATTTCATTCTTAGTTTGAAAGGCATATTGGATAAGTTGCTTTAACTCATCCATCATATTGACGAACAGCG
This window contains:
- the fis gene encoding DNA-binding transcriptional regulator Fis, with product MFDQTTNTEVHQLTVGKIETANGTIKPQLLRDAVKRAVTNFFSQLDGQEASEVYEMVLSEVEAPLLDIIMQHTRGNQTRAANMLGINRGTLRKKLKKYGMN
- the prmA gene encoding 50S ribosomal protein L11 methyltransferase, which codes for MAWIQLRIHTHRDNADMLGDLLMDQGSVSITYEDGQDEPIFEPKLGETPLWQDTVVVALFDAGTDLAPTIEFLESMPFLGAGFSHKIEQVEDKDWVREWMDSFHPIQFGQRLWICPSWRPIPDPQAVNVILDPGLAFGTGTHPTTALCLEWLDSLDLTDKEVIDFGCGSGILAIAAIKLGAKKVTGVDIDYQAIDASTANAERNDVADKLSLYLPEDQPENLQADVLVANILAGPLKELAPLIAEKVRTGGKLALSGLLREQAQDVSDFYSQWFDMDPACHKEDWTRLNGTKK